DNA sequence from the Candidatus Cloacimonadaceae bacterium genome:
CCACAGTTTTGAGGGGGGACTTTATCGCGGCGGAGTGGATCTTTCCCATCACAAAAGCATTTCCGCGGTGCTGGACGCCATAGCGGACGCGGTGAAAGAACTTGGCAAAGACGAGATGCTTTTTACCTGGCGTTTCGACGAAAACAACATTGCTGAACGCAGGTTTCCATCCGTGAAAGAGCTTGATGGCGTTTGTCCCTCGCACCGGATGATTTTGCGCCGCGTGGATGGACATTCATGCGTGGTTAATAGTTTTGCACGCAATCAGATCGGAGCGTTATCCGCAAGAGAGGAGATCCTCCGTGGCGCCGATAACGACATCGCCGGACATTGGTTTCACGGCAATTGCAGCAAGGACACGATCCTCAAAGCCTACCACAATGCCGCTGAAGCCGCTCTAAAAGGCGGTTTTACTACCATCCACACTATGATCGGTGACGCCAACAATAGCATCACGCACTATCCACTAATCGCCAAACACGTGCAGGATTTCGCGGTGGAATATGTCCTCTATCCTCAGAGTTTCAATCTCAATGCCGCTTTGGACGCAGGGGCAACACGCATCGGAGGATGCATTTTGGCGGACGGATCGATCGGTTCGATGAGTGCGGCACTGAGTTTTCCATACGAGAGAACTGCCTGCAGGGGAGTGCTTTATCATGACGACAACTTCTGGCGGGACTTTATCACTCAAGCCCACCGCCACAAACTTCAGGTGGCGATCCATTGCATAGGGGATGCCGCCATCCGCCAGATCAATAACATCTTTTATCAACTTGCCAACGACGATTATGCCGATCTGCGCCATCAGCTCATCCATTGCGAGATCACACCGGACGACCTTATCCATCAGATCAAGGCTTCCCAGGCAGTTCCGGTCATGCAGCCCGCCTTCGATCTTCTCTGGGGTGGAGACAATGGTTTTTACTGTGAAAAACTTGGGGTGGAGCGCAGCCGTATGATGAACCGTTTGGGCACAATGAACCGCCTCGGGATACGCTTGACCGGCTCCTCGGACTGGTATGTGACCGAGCTTGATATCCCGATGTCCATCCATGCGGCGATAAATCACAAAAACCCATCCGAACGTCTTTCTCCTGCCGATGCGATCTCTATTTATACAAAAAACGCCGCCTGGCTTTCGCATGACGAAACGCGCTTGGGATCCATCCAACCAGGCTTCCAAGCGGATCTTACGATCGCGGATACCGATTTCACCAAAGCTTTCGATCATCATCATTGCAATATCATCGGCGTGATTAAAAAAGGACTAACTGTCTATGAAACCAGTGTTTAGGCTTTTCACACAAGACCAGATCTATATGATCCTTGAAACCGAGACGAAATTGCACCAGGACTATGACTTGGTCGATCTATACAAACTGCTCTTTCAAGCACATTTGGGTCCCCATCACATGAGCCCTGACCGGGATGCCATCATTCACAATATCGAGCGCGAGACCGTTGCTTCCAAACAGTTATATCTCCCCGCCCTGCAAGATATTGGAGCGCAAGAAGGTTTCTATCGCGTTGGTTTGAACAGCCTCGATCTTTTCAAGGTTGAAAAACCGGTCGAAATGCTTGCCGATCTGATCCTTGCTTCACGCTTTGAGAAAGCGCTGCCTCATGATATCTGGAAAAGAATCTGGAGGAAGTCATATTCCCTTGTGCGCCTATTTATTAACGCCCCCGTTAGCGAGTGGAAAGCGGTTCAGGCTATGCTGGATCAAGACCACCTTCCCAGCCATTCCGAACGCTACAAAAACGCCTACCACCCCCACTACCGGCTCGTTCACTACAGTCTCCTAAGCCCTTATTTAGAAGAAAGCATTTGCCTCGAGCTTTAAATCATAATGGAGTATTTATGAAAGACATCCGCGTACGTTTCGCGCCCAGCCCCACCGGCTTTTTGCACATTGGTGGATTGCGCACCGCCCTCTATGACTATCTTTTTGCCCGCCACACAGGTGGAAAATTCATCCTCCGCATCGAGGATACCGATCGTTCCCGCCTCGTCGAAGGAGCGGTGGAAAACCTGATCGATTCCCTGCACAAACTTGGCATCGACATCGACGAAGGACCGGACATCGGCGGAGATTTTGGACCCTACACGCAGTCCGAGCGGTTGGAACTTTATCACCGCGAAGCCGCACGTCTGCTCCAATCCGGATCTGCTTACCACTGTTTTTGCAGCCCGGAAACCCTTGAAGAGATGCGCGCCAAACAACAAACCAACAAAGAGTTCGTCAAATATGACCGTCGCTGTCTGAAGCTCAGCACTGCCGAAGTGCAAGCTAGGCTCGAAGCTGGTATTAGATCCGTCCTGCGTCTCAAAATGCCGGACGATCACCGTTTCGCTTTCGACGATATCATTCGCGGGCGGGTGGAAATGCCTGCTTCGCAATCTGACGATCAGGTTTTGCTCAAATCCGACGGCTTTCCCACCTATCATCTTGCGGCGGTTGTGGATGACCATTATATGCAAATTTCGCATGTCATCCGCGGCGAGGAATGGCTCTCCAGCACGCCAAAACACATCTGGCTCTATCAATGTCTGGGTTGGGAAGCTCCGCAGTGGGTGCACCTGCCCCTG
Encoded proteins:
- a CDS encoding amidohydrolase family protein — its product is MLILHNAKFYIDGSYENDILAIGIEAGKIVALYTQLPHDFSWRESKDLKGAFVYPGFIDTHTHSFEGGLYRGGVDLSHHKSISAVLDAIADAVKELGKDEMLFTWRFDENNIAERRFPSVKELDGVCPSHRMILRRVDGHSCVVNSFARNQIGALSAREEILRGADNDIAGHWFHGNCSKDTILKAYHNAAEAALKGGFTTIHTMIGDANNSITHYPLIAKHVQDFAVEYVLYPQSFNLNAALDAGATRIGGCILADGSIGSMSAALSFPYERTACRGVLYHDDNFWRDFITQAHRHKLQVAIHCIGDAAIRQINNIFYQLANDDYADLRHQLIHCEITPDDLIHQIKASQAVPVMQPAFDLLWGGDNGFYCEKLGVERSRMMNRLGTMNRLGIRLTGSSDWYVTELDIPMSIHAAINHKNPSERLSPADAISIYTKNAAWLSHDETRLGSIQPGFQADLTIADTDFTKAFDHHHCNIIGVIKKGLTVYETSV
- the gltX gene encoding glutamate--tRNA ligase, whose amino-acid sequence is MKDIRVRFAPSPTGFLHIGGLRTALYDYLFARHTGGKFILRIEDTDRSRLVEGAVENLIDSLHKLGIDIDEGPDIGGDFGPYTQSERLELYHREAARLLQSGSAYHCFCSPETLEEMRAKQQTNKEFVKYDRRCLKLSTAEVQARLEAGIRSVLRLKMPDDHRFAFDDIIRGRVEMPASQSDDQVLLKSDGFPTYHLAAVVDDHYMQISHVIRGEEWLSSTPKHIWLYQCLGWEAPQWVHLPLILNPDRSKLSKRMNDVSVESYIQKGYLREALLNFVALMGWHASDDREIFSLEELCNEFTLERVAKSGAIFDITKLDWMNGQYLRSLPVEEIANRCSPYFESAGIIVENVALLEKIVAVARERCTLLPEIVEYSRMFLCPTDISDEDERLLQSEDAQRVISWFIENLPRNSPLNPEKIDILVKNAMSELGIKGKAFFTPLRLALINQAHGPELPSTFSILGEKEAMRRLKHRLI